One window of Chryseobacterium indologenes genomic DNA carries:
- the kdsB gene encoding 3-deoxy-manno-octulosonate cytidylyltransferase — MKIIAVIPARYEASRFPGKLMQILGEKTVITTTYQNVVETGLFDEVFVATDSEIIFDEIVQNGGKAVMTGQHETGSDRIAEAVQNIDCDIVINVQGDEPFLKLEPLQQLIEVFKHDDQQEISLASLKIQLHEKEEVENPNNVKVITDNNNFALYFSRSVIPFHREVSYDISYFKHIGVYAFRKAALLQFSKLEMKPLEISEKIECIRYLEYGMKIKMIETNFIGVGIDTPEDLEKARKLI, encoded by the coding sequence ATGAAAATAATCGCTGTCATCCCTGCACGTTACGAAGCAAGCCGTTTTCCCGGGAAACTAATGCAGATTTTAGGAGAAAAAACCGTTATTACGACCACGTATCAGAATGTAGTAGAAACCGGACTGTTTGACGAAGTATTTGTAGCAACAGACTCTGAAATTATTTTTGATGAAATTGTACAAAATGGCGGAAAAGCCGTTATGACAGGACAGCATGAGACCGGAAGCGACCGCATTGCAGAAGCCGTACAGAATATAGACTGCGATATTGTGATCAATGTTCAGGGAGACGAACCTTTTCTTAAGCTGGAACCTTTACAGCAGCTGATTGAAGTCTTTAAACACGATGATCAGCAGGAGATTTCCCTGGCATCTCTGAAAATACAGCTGCATGAAAAAGAGGAAGTTGAAAACCCGAATAATGTAAAAGTTATTACAGATAATAATAATTTTGCGCTGTATTTCAGCCGTTCTGTAATTCCTTTTCACAGGGAAGTTTCTTATGATATAAGTTATTTTAAACATATTGGGGTCTATGCTTTCAGGAAAGCAGCGCTGTTGCAGTTTTCAAAACTGGAAATGAAACCATTGGAAATATCCGAAAAAATTGAATGTATCCGTTACCTGGAATATGGAATGAAAATCAAAATGATAGAAACCAATTTCATAGGAGTAGGTATTGATACACCGGAAGACCTGGAAAAAGCCAGAAAGCTGATTTAA
- a CDS encoding phosphatase PAP2 family protein, with amino-acid sequence MKKLRFLLLPVSILVCSQEVDTLKIKELPKESELPKVQTYTLKDGSVRTYPKPKFLDFVTKLPRNFINTNKDFVAKDNAYYLGGAVAATLILLPVDQKLIDNSRELGERWGMDKDNNYNKIGGVFKIPKDIGSTLYLIGNGSTLVLLGIGFGTYGLIKNDYRAQATASGLVESLILSGVFTQTIKRITGRESPFIAEINGNKGGAWNPFPSFSEFGKNTSNYDAMPSGHLTTFMAGITVIADNYPDAKWIKPVGYTLVGALCFQMMQSKVHWASDYPLALLMGYFIGKTISKSRYTSSEGTIGKTKYNLNFTASRQWEYNMIGVKLSF; translated from the coding sequence ATGAAAAAACTGAGATTTCTACTCTTACCAGTTTCAATATTGGTATGCTCACAAGAAGTTGATACATTGAAAATAAAAGAACTACCTAAGGAATCTGAGCTGCCAAAAGTACAGACTTACACTTTGAAAGACGGTTCTGTCAGAACTTACCCAAAGCCCAAATTCTTGGATTTTGTAACGAAATTACCCAGAAACTTTATCAATACAAATAAAGATTTTGTTGCCAAAGATAATGCTTATTATCTTGGAGGTGCCGTTGCAGCTACTCTGATTCTCCTGCCGGTGGACCAGAAACTGATTGACAATTCAAGAGAGTTGGGAGAAAGATGGGGAATGGATAAAGATAATAACTACAATAAAATAGGTGGTGTTTTTAAAATCCCTAAAGATATTGGCTCTACTTTATATCTTATTGGAAATGGTTCCACGCTGGTTTTACTGGGAATTGGTTTCGGAACATATGGTTTAATTAAAAATGATTACAGGGCGCAGGCTACAGCGAGTGGTTTGGTGGAAAGTTTAATTCTTTCCGGAGTTTTCACCCAAACTATTAAAAGAATTACCGGAAGAGAAAGCCCTTTTATTGCAGAGATAAACGGTAATAAAGGAGGTGCATGGAATCCTTTTCCAAGCTTTTCAGAATTTGGAAAGAATACCTCAAATTATGATGCAATGCCGTCCGGACACTTAACAACCTTTATGGCCGGAATCACTGTGATAGCAGACAATTATCCGGATGCAAAATGGATAAAACCGGTAGGGTACACCTTAGTAGGAGCCTTATGTTTTCAGATGATGCAAAGTAAAGTTCACTGGGCTTCAGATTACCCGCTGGCTTTATTAATGGGATATTTTATTGGAAAAACCATTTCAAAAAGCAGATATACTTCTTCAGAAGGAACCATCGGAAAAACAAAATATAATCTCAACTTTACGGCATCCCGCCAATGGGAATATAATATGATAGGCGTAAAACTTTCTTTTTAA
- a CDS encoding pyridoxal phosphate-dependent aminotransferase, translating to MKVSKLAANLIGSEIVKIGNEVNDLKAKGAEIANLTIGDLNSNIYPIPALLKEEIQKAYQNNLTNYPPANGLLSLRKEVSKDLKKRWNLDYSPEDILITAGSRPLIYAVYKTIVDEGDKVVYPTPSWNNNHYAYLTSANAVEVKTKPETNFLPTADDLRPHLDGAVLLALCSPLNPTGTMFTKEQLSEICELVIAENKKRGADEKPLYLMYDQIYSCLTFGAEHVDPVSLFPEMKDYTIYIDGISKCLAATGVRVGWGFGPSHILDKMKALLTHVGAWAPKPEQEATAKFYENSENVDTFVEDFKGKLEESLKVLHNGVQDLKGKGLSVDSIEPMGALYLTIKLNYIGKTKPDGAVIENSSDLVFYLINEAGVALVPFSAFGEDKSEPWFRASVGGLATDEIKVMLPKLESALNNLK from the coding sequence GTGAAAGTTTCAAAATTAGCAGCGAACCTGATCGGTTCTGAAATTGTAAAAATTGGTAACGAAGTAAATGATCTAAAAGCAAAGGGAGCAGAAATTGCCAATCTTACTATTGGTGATCTGAATTCTAATATCTATCCTATTCCGGCATTGCTGAAGGAAGAGATTCAGAAAGCATATCAGAATAATCTGACGAATTATCCGCCTGCCAACGGACTTTTATCTTTAAGAAAAGAAGTTTCCAAAGACCTTAAAAAAAGATGGAATCTGGACTATTCTCCAGAGGATATTTTGATCACTGCCGGATCAAGACCTTTGATCTATGCCGTATACAAAACAATTGTAGACGAAGGTGATAAAGTAGTGTATCCTACACCATCATGGAACAACAATCACTATGCTTATCTTACTTCTGCCAATGCTGTAGAAGTAAAAACAAAACCTGAAACCAACTTCCTTCCAACAGCAGATGATTTAAGACCTCATTTGGATGGAGCTGTATTATTGGCATTGTGTTCTCCATTGAACCCTACAGGAACAATGTTTACAAAAGAACAGCTTTCAGAAATCTGTGAATTGGTGATCGCTGAAAACAAAAAAAGGGGAGCAGACGAAAAACCGTTATACTTAATGTATGACCAGATTTATTCTTGTCTTACTTTTGGAGCTGAGCATGTAGATCCGGTTTCTCTTTTCCCTGAAATGAAAGATTATACAATCTATATCGACGGTATTTCAAAATGCCTTGCAGCAACAGGAGTACGTGTAGGATGGGGATTCGGGCCTTCGCATATCCTTGATAAAATGAAAGCGCTTCTTACCCACGTTGGAGCATGGGCACCGAAACCAGAGCAGGAAGCCACTGCTAAATTCTATGAAAATTCTGAAAATGTAGATACTTTTGTTGAGGATTTTAAAGGTAAGCTTGAAGAGAGTTTAAAAGTTCTTCACAACGGAGTTCAGGATTTAAAAGGAAAAGGACTTTCAGTAGACAGTATTGAGCCAATGGGAGCTCTTTATCTTACCATTAAGTTAAACTATATCGGAAAAACAAAGCCGGACGGAGCTGTGATTGAAAACTCTTCAGACCTTGTATTTTATCTGATCAATGAAGCAGGAGTGGCTTTAGTACCATTCTCAGCCTTCGGAGAAGATAAATCTGAACCTTGGTTCCGTGCTTCTGTAGGAGGATTGGCTACCGATGAGATTAAAGTAATGCTTCCAAAACTGGAAAGTGCTTTGAATAATTTAAAGTAG
- a CDS encoding phospho-sugar mutase: MNTLEKAKLWLSDTFDKETRDAVQTLIDSNSPDLEDSFYRELEFGTGGMRGIMGVGTNRLNKYTLGQATQGLANYMLQQFKGEEIKVAIAYDVRNNSKEFGKLVADVLTANGIKVLLFKDHRPTPELSFTVRDKKCNGGIVLTASHNPPEYNGYKVYWNDGAQIVPPNDEAIIKEVYSVKFEEIKFNGNDDLIEWIGEEQDDVYIDACIENSTYQNVGKENLNIVFTSIHGTTYTTIPKALEKAGFKKVDLVREQMIPSGNFPTVDSPNPEEPAALEMAMDLARITNADIVIGTDPDGDRLGIAVRNLDGEMQLLNGNQTNTILTYYILNEWRKQERITGKEFIGSTIVTSDIFFDIAQKFGVECKVGLTGFKWIGKMIREAEGTQKFVCGGEESFGFMTGDFVRDKDSCGSILLACEIAAWCKANGRTMYQYMIEIYEDLGMYYEGLINIVRKGKEGAEEIENMMKNFRENPPKELAGSLVEEVKDFKEQTSLTISTNEKKVMNDIPKSNVLIYYTQDGTKVCVRPSGTEPKIKFYVSVKDSVTSEADFRDKLKSLEAKIGAVKTDLKLD, from the coding sequence ATGAATACACTAGAAAAAGCGAAACTTTGGTTAAGTGATACCTTCGATAAAGAAACAAGAGATGCTGTACAGACGTTGATCGACAGCAATTCTCCGGATCTGGAAGACTCTTTCTACAGAGAACTGGAATTCGGGACAGGAGGAATGCGTGGAATAATGGGAGTAGGAACCAACCGCTTGAATAAATATACATTAGGACAGGCTACCCAAGGATTGGCAAACTACATGTTACAGCAGTTCAAAGGTGAAGAGATTAAAGTGGCTATCGCTTATGATGTTCGTAATAACTCAAAAGAATTCGGAAAGCTGGTAGCTGATGTTTTGACTGCAAATGGAATTAAAGTATTGCTTTTCAAAGATCACAGACCTACTCCGGAATTGTCTTTCACCGTTCGTGATAAAAAATGTAACGGAGGAATTGTACTGACAGCTTCTCATAATCCACCGGAATATAACGGTTATAAAGTATACTGGAATGACGGAGCGCAGATTGTTCCGCCTAATGATGAAGCCATTATTAAGGAAGTATATTCTGTAAAATTTGAAGAAATTAAATTCAACGGAAATGATGATCTTATCGAATGGATCGGAGAGGAGCAGGATGATGTCTATATCGATGCATGTATTGAAAACTCTACCTATCAGAATGTTGGAAAAGAAAATTTAAATATTGTTTTCACATCTATTCACGGAACAACCTATACAACGATTCCAAAAGCTCTTGAAAAAGCAGGATTCAAGAAAGTTGATCTTGTGAGAGAACAAATGATCCCGAGCGGAAATTTCCCAACAGTAGACTCTCCCAATCCGGAAGAGCCTGCAGCATTGGAAATGGCAATGGATCTTGCAAGAATTACCAATGCAGATATCGTGATCGGAACAGATCCGGATGGGGACAGATTAGGAATTGCGGTAAGAAATCTTGATGGTGAAATGCAGCTGTTGAACGGAAACCAGACCAATACGATCCTTACTTATTATATCCTGAATGAATGGAGAAAGCAAGAAAGAATAACAGGAAAAGAATTTATTGGTTCTACGATCGTAACTTCAGATATCTTCTTTGATATTGCACAAAAATTCGGAGTAGAATGTAAAGTAGGTCTTACCGGATTCAAATGGATCGGAAAAATGATCCGTGAAGCAGAAGGAACACAGAAATTTGTATGTGGTGGTGAGGAAAGTTTCGGATTTATGACCGGAGATTTCGTTCGTGATAAAGACTCTTGTGGAAGTATTCTTTTAGCCTGTGAAATTGCAGCATGGTGCAAAGCGAACGGAAGAACAATGTATCAGTACATGATCGAGATTTATGAAGACCTTGGAATGTATTACGAAGGATTAATCAACATTGTAAGAAAAGGAAAAGAAGGCGCTGAAGAGATTGAAAATATGATGAAAAACTTCCGTGAAAACCCTCCAAAAGAGCTGGCGGGATCATTAGTGGAAGAAGTAAAGGATTTCAAAGAACAGACAAGCCTTACCATTTCTACCAACGAGAAAAAAGTAATGAATGATATTCCAAAGTCTAACGTATTGATCTATTACACCCAGGATGGAACAAAAGTATGCGTAAGACCTTCAGGAACAGAACCTAAAATTAAGTTTTATGTTTCTGTAAAAGATTCTGTTACTTCAGAAGCGGATTTCAGAGATAAATTAAAATCATTGGAAGCTAAAATCGGAGCTGTTAAAACAGATTTGAAACTGGATTAA
- a CDS encoding GIN domain-containing protein, with protein MKKVVYTLMLMAVVSCGKVSPKGNIEKKDVDVSEFVNLDLEGKFRVFYAKGPKNFVEIETYPNVASNLDVDVKDKTLFIKEKRGTKGVDFYNVTIYSKYNLEKVAISDSVEVNISSEIKTDNFRLNMKNNASFMGSVNTRRAEVEMHNRSRANFLGLSKEAVIKISDTASLIAPYWKITNLNIDSKNGNYAEVNVKDSLKGNIQNTAKFVYYNDPIRAFKIDKTTKVENKKLD; from the coding sequence ATGAAAAAAGTTGTATACACATTGATGCTGATGGCAGTAGTTTCCTGTGGAAAAGTTTCTCCGAAAGGAAATATTGAAAAGAAGGATGTGGATGTTTCAGAGTTCGTCAACCTTGATCTGGAAGGGAAATTCCGTGTATTTTATGCCAAAGGTCCAAAGAATTTTGTAGAGATTGAAACCTATCCGAATGTGGCGAGCAATCTGGATGTGGATGTAAAAGACAAAACACTTTTCATTAAAGAAAAAAGAGGTACAAAAGGTGTAGATTTTTATAATGTAACTATTTATTCAAAATATAACCTGGAAAAAGTAGCTATTTCCGACTCTGTGGAAGTGAATATCTCAAGTGAAATAAAGACCGACAATTTCAGACTTAATATGAAAAATAATGCAAGTTTCATGGGATCTGTCAACACGAGAAGAGCAGAAGTGGAAATGCATAACAGAAGCCGCGCTAATTTCCTGGGATTGTCCAAAGAAGCTGTTATAAAGATTTCAGATACAGCAAGTTTAATTGCTCCGTATTGGAAAATCACCAATCTGAATATTGATTCTAAAAACGGAAATTATGCAGAAGTAAATGTGAAAGATTCTTTGAAAGGAAATATTCAGAATACAGCAAAATTTGTTTATTATAATGATCCGATCAGAGCCTTCAAAATCGATAAGACGACGAAAGTTGAAAACAAAAAACTGGATTAA
- a CDS encoding lipocalin family protein has product MFKLKPILFYFLLLFAASCSSNKLSGSWEFIDIYDGEIHQADTLKTNTTNSRYGTGILTFYKDKTFSSMGNSGTYQVENDLLKMKYNDDKEETPMKISGISKDHLLLFSLAGSPKTWFYKK; this is encoded by the coding sequence ATGTTTAAACTCAAACCTATTCTTTTTTATTTTCTTTTACTTTTTGCTGCCTCATGTTCATCAAATAAACTTTCTGGTTCCTGGGAATTTATTGATATTTATGATGGGGAAATCCATCAGGCAGATACATTGAAAACCAATACAACCAATTCCAGATACGGAACAGGAATTCTCACTTTTTATAAGGATAAAACTTTCAGTTCGATGGGGAATAGCGGGACTTATCAGGTAGAAAATGATCTGTTGAAAATGAAGTATAATGATGATAAAGAGGAAACCCCAATGAAAATTTCAGGTATAAGTAAAGATCATCTGCTTTTGTTTTCACTTGCTGGCAGCCCTAAAACCTGGTTTTATAAAAAATAA
- a CDS encoding glycosyltransferase family 2 protein has translation MNLSIVIPLLNEEDSLEELFSRIDKVCKTSDLSYEIWFVDDGSTDLSWSIIENMKVQYPQIHAIKFSRNYGKSQALHAAFERTNGDVVITMDADLQDFPEEIPELYNMVVHDNYDIVSGWKKKRFDNVMTKNIPSKLFNAAARKVSGVYLHDFNCGLKAYKKQVVKSVDVYGDMHRYIPVLAANAGFRRITEKEVQHQARPYGTSKFGTERFVRGFLDLITLWFVSRFGGRPMHFFGAVGTLMFIVGFLSALWLGISKLIDVARGIYGHLITNNPWFFIALTMMILGSLLFVAGFLGEMIIRTNREHKNYNIDEVI, from the coding sequence ATGAATTTATCTATAGTTATTCCGTTACTGAACGAAGAAGACTCTCTGGAAGAGCTTTTTTCAAGAATTGATAAAGTATGCAAAACCAGTGATTTATCTTATGAAATCTGGTTTGTAGACGATGGAAGTACGGATTTGTCGTGGAGTATTATTGAGAATATGAAAGTTCAGTATCCTCAGATCCACGCTATTAAATTTTCCAGAAATTATGGAAAATCACAGGCGCTTCATGCAGCCTTTGAAAGAACAAACGGAGATGTGGTAATTACTATGGATGCCGATCTTCAGGATTTCCCTGAAGAAATTCCGGAACTGTACAATATGGTAGTCCATGATAACTACGATATTGTTTCCGGTTGGAAAAAGAAGCGTTTTGATAATGTAATGACGAAAAATATTCCGTCAAAACTATTCAATGCAGCAGCAAGAAAAGTTTCTGGAGTTTATCTTCATGACTTCAACTGTGGTTTGAAAGCGTACAAAAAGCAGGTTGTAAAATCTGTTGACGTTTACGGAGATATGCACCGTTATATTCCGGTACTGGCTGCCAATGCAGGTTTCAGAAGAATCACGGAAAAAGAAGTACAGCATCAGGCGAGACCTTACGGAACTTCAAAATTCGGTACAGAAAGATTTGTAAGAGGTTTTCTGGATTTGATAACGCTTTGGTTTGTAAGCCGTTTTGGAGGAAGACCAATGCATTTCTTCGGAGCAGTAGGAACGTTAATGTTTATTGTTGGTTTTCTTTCTGCACTTTGGCTGGGAATTTCTAAACTGATCGATGTTGCAAGAGGAATCTACGGGCATTTAATTACCAATAATCCATGGTTCTTTATTGCTTTAACAATGATGATCTTGGGAAGCCTTCTTTTTGTAGCAGGATTCTTAGGAGAAATGATTATCAGAACCAATCGTGAGCACAAGAACTATAATATCGACGAAGTGATATAA
- a CDS encoding DUF4199 domain-containing protein translates to MTKSPSTLGIILFIATMIVFFVVYIFFSGINYFDISLKANAFVLPLLYAGAAFWSVKSYWNNHRVVKFKDAFKRAFVPMFVGGILSIFSIYAFLNFVDPAAKKLLNYQYVQRQKSELDTEYTSARKILKHQKDIDELDQKYKERLQSFTPEAVKGKDMLTASHFSGYFAAILIFYVVLSVFFGAFFRTRTIHQPEETNQA, encoded by the coding sequence ATGACGAAAAGTCCATCAACACTAGGAATTATACTTTTTATCGCTACAATGATCGTTTTCTTTGTAGTTTACATTTTTTTCTCAGGAATCAATTATTTTGATATCTCTTTGAAAGCCAATGCTTTTGTTTTGCCTCTTCTCTATGCGGGGGCTGCTTTCTGGTCTGTAAAATCCTATTGGAACAACCATAGAGTAGTAAAATTCAAAGACGCTTTCAAAAGAGCATTCGTTCCGATGTTTGTCGGAGGAATTCTTTCCATCTTCAGTATTTATGCCTTTTTAAACTTTGTAGATCCGGCGGCCAAAAAGCTGTTGAACTACCAATATGTTCAGAGACAAAAATCAGAATTGGATACAGAATATACCTCTGCAAGAAAAATTCTGAAGCATCAGAAAGATATTGATGAGCTGGATCAGAAGTACAAAGAAAGGCTACAAAGCTTCACTCCGGAAGCTGTTAAAGGAAAAGATATGCTTACTGCAAGTCATTTTTCAGGATACTTTGCAGCAATTCTTATATTTTACGTAGTTTTGTCGGTGTTTTTCGGAGCATTTTTCAGAACAAGAACAATACATCAGCCCGAAGAAACAAATCAAGCCTAA
- a CDS encoding metal-dependent hydrolase has product MKIQFLGQNCFLFTYKDKTILSDPFYNYKKAESGFDIAAQKIDYILLTHAHGDHIADVAEVLQHYPEATVIGVPEVCGYFQQAKNKDDVNLGGSAKIDDLKISMVPAHHTSSFPDGSYGGVPVGYIFRLPEGKNIYLAGDTGVMADMELFPRLYGKIDLSILPIGSHYTMCPRKASFAAAELLKTPKVIGCHFDTFPAIEINHESALKHFADKNVELVLPKLGETFEF; this is encoded by the coding sequence ATGAAAATACAATTCTTAGGGCAAAATTGTTTCCTGTTCACTTACAAGGACAAAACAATTTTGAGCGACCCTTTTTACAACTACAAAAAAGCAGAATCAGGGTTTGATATTGCTGCTCAAAAAATCGATTACATCCTGCTGACTCATGCACATGGTGATCATATTGCTGATGTAGCGGAAGTTTTACAGCATTACCCTGAAGCTACCGTCATTGGAGTTCCTGAAGTATGCGGTTACTTCCAACAGGCAAAAAACAAAGACGATGTGAACCTCGGAGGATCAGCAAAAATCGACGATCTTAAAATTTCCATGGTTCCGGCTCATCATACAAGTTCTTTCCCGGATGGGAGCTATGGAGGCGTTCCTGTAGGGTATATCTTCAGACTTCCTGAAGGTAAGAACATCTATTTGGCCGGGGATACAGGAGTAATGGCTGATATGGAGCTATTCCCAAGATTATACGGAAAGATTGATCTTTCTATCCTTCCCATCGGAAGTCACTACACAATGTGTCCTAGAAAAGCTTCTTTTGCAGCAGCAGAACTATTGAAAACTCCAAAAGTAATCGGATGTCACTTTGATACTTTTCCTGCCATTGAGATCAATCATGAAAGTGCATTAAAACATTTTGCAGATAAAAATGTAGAACTTGTTTTACCGAAATTAGGAGAGACGTTCGAATTTTAA
- a CDS encoding SRPBCC family protein, with protein MSSNVYVEAQMLIRKPVEDVFEAFINPEITTNFWFTKSTGKLEEGKTITWEWEMYGVKNAVNVHQIIPNQLIRTEWGDPSTNVDYEFKTMEKGTLVIIKSYGFSQNGEDLLKVINDNTGGFTTVLDGCKAYLEHGINLRLIEDKFLSK; from the coding sequence ATGAGTTCTAATGTCTATGTTGAAGCTCAAATGCTTATCAGAAAACCGGTTGAAGATGTTTTTGAAGCATTTATCAATCCTGAAATAACAACGAATTTCTGGTTCACAAAATCTACCGGAAAATTAGAAGAAGGTAAAACTATTACCTGGGAATGGGAAATGTATGGCGTGAAAAACGCAGTAAATGTACATCAGATCATTCCGAACCAACTGATCAGAACAGAGTGGGGAGATCCTTCAACAAATGTAGACTATGAATTCAAAACCATGGAAAAAGGAACTCTTGTTATCATTAAGAGCTACGGATTCAGCCAGAATGGCGAAGATCTGTTAAAAGTAATTAATGACAATACAGGTGGTTTTACAACGGTTTTAGATGGCTGTAAAGCATATTTGGAACATGGGATTAATCTTAGACTTATTGAAGATAAATTCCTATCGAAATAA